The region actattaaaaaaagtgaatatagtgcagaagagactgttaaaaatgagtatagtgcattattatctgtcctgttaaactatcaaaacgctcaatatacggagaaacacacacacagcccgtattcagaaattgcgcgtttgaaacaagccgttaggatttctgtacatttgtgatgtcacaaatatacaatatttagaccatcaaAGGTTCACAACATCAGCctacaggaagtaaacatggacccaaactgttgcctagcgacGCAATTTCAGTTTCAGacaggagggtgaatacaggtatattcaggcagacaatatgaggaaaatgtgttttttttaacattacagcatgtaaacatgttctagtagaaacacaaaaatacaagtatgaacctgaaaatgagctcgatatgggacctttaaagtcaaATGGTGTGGGAGAGTGAAAGAAGTACTGTAATATGATATGCTGActtcctttaaacatgaaacagtaACTGTAAGGTATTGAAAACCATTTATAAACTGTACCATTTTCAGAAGGATATGTAAAAAACGTACTTACCAACATTGGCCTTCCTTGGGAGGAGTTTAAGCTAACTTCATGCAGTGCTAAACAGTTACTATGGTTACAGTTACTATGGAGAAGCCTGCTCGTGTCTGCGAGCTTTAAACGTCTCCTAACACGAGAGAAACATCACAGTTTGACTTTAACTGACTGTGGAGACTCAAATAAACTCTGCTAGCTGCTAATTGAATGCGCTGTACCGCAAAGTTTCAGGTGCATGCTTTGCCAGGTAAAAATAAGGATGGGCATGTTTTAACATCCGGTTGCCCCTCGCGGGTGGAGTTTAcgagttcatttttttttttttttattgaagataattcatttacaaacattagGGCATTGTAAtttaaactcaatacttctaacatacaaggcacaattggataggaaagataacttaaatcataaaaaaaaaaattgtaataacaaaaataaaagagggtagaaaataattaaaggaacaaaaaaagaaagaaatgcataaataaataaataataagactgcactcttctatagtagctctaggggtcatcatcataaatgttcagttcttcataagctctgaggagaGACTTTACATGTTGTCCTTTCATTTACTAACACAGGCTAGTAAACTCTGTTTCTTCTTTAAAATCACGCCTCAAAACCTACCTTTACAGGAAGGCCTTTTAATAGCAATCCCTTGTTTTAAACTTCATAattgttgactttttgtacaaaagtcttatgttcaacattttattttggcctatgtttttatgtttttattctgtattgtttttatcttgatgtttgcactattttaactcatgtaaagcactttgtaactatgtttggaaaggtgctatacaaataaagtttattattattagtcttaaagcactgagatgattgtccacaagGTCCCTTTTGAAAACGGAAAATAGaggtttcattttcctccatttggatgcatggatgaaaGAACATGCCATCAGATTGTTCAATATTAAGTCACTCTTAATGtccttcatgttaataccaaacacaatattttctcttgtgaGAGGAGCAAGTAGTTGGATTTTGGTTGACAGCCAGTCCTGCAAATCTTCCCAGTTCTGAGTTAACTGCAGTGTAAACAAATAGAGCAGCTTGGAAACTTTTTAATAAGATTTAGACTTTATCTTTACATCCCACAGTTTTCAAGACCCCCAGACATTAAAAGGTTTGCATTTTGGGATTATGTTGTACACGTGTagtatgttttcaataacaatataataatagtatCATTGCTGGAGCAGGATGATTGTGAATAGGGAGATAGAATGAATGAATtgtacactgatttttttttaaaattaattatatgtatatgtgtttttgtatgtgtatatactgcgtgtgtgtataggtgtatgtatgtatatatgtatacagtatatatataaatcgattttattttattgttttttattttatttttttacttgtgtatattctttttacttatttatctattttttgtatataatgtttttcctgtatctatactggcttattttttattaatattaggtttgttaagtttctttgtaccgaaaatgttattattggggacgtttgtgaatgtttgttctgttgtttcaaaatgaacaaaaaaacaataaatataatattgaaaaaaaaacaatataataataatttcccaatttgggatcaataaagtacatctatctatctatctatcatagATTGAGATGAAATCCCTATAATGATACAACGATTTATGGTTATGGTTGGATACATTTATTAAACAAATGATGATAAACTCCTGACTACTGACCCCAAAGTTGAGAAACTTTGTGCTATACAGTTACTATACTATTAAAGTTGCTACACACTCATTATAGGTAAGATAGTGAATCAATTAAATGCAGAGTCTAATAAGATAAATTCATAGCTGGGAGACCGACAAATGATCACCTGCTTTTCCAGCAAACTTAAatctatcatatatatatattttttttagcatttttaaaaGCCAATTCTCCAGGTTTCAGTTTCTGATGAAATACAGCCATCCTTATTTTGGACATTAATCACTTGTGTACATATGCTTCAAATAATTTGGCCTCTCCCTGCAACTTAACACACAGTACAGTAGAATCACGCACAGTGTTCATGCTTTCATCAAATAATTTATTACAGTTTGAAAATCATACAGCAGTGATCCAttctgtggagaaaaaaaaacatgatctgCATGTCCCACTGCCTCATACCATGTCCTCAAGCCTCCATTATAATAGTGTCTTGCAAAAAACAGTTTAGGTCTACCCTGCACAAAAATCGTACAAGGCCTGGGatagtgtttttaaaaaaacgcTCCATGCGATAACAAACATGAGTCATGTGTTCAATTCAgttttcattataaattaaaacagtCATCGGAGTCAAGAGGGTTAGAGAAAGTTTGTATAAATAATCATATACAGCTGTGAGTTTTGACTTCAACACACTCCTTAAAAAAAACCTAGTAGAAGACTGGAGTCAGCTCCCATAGTTACCACTTCAAATCAGCCTAGCTTATTTACAGTCCTCTCATGAAAGCTCAGCGACATTTAGCCACATGCCCAGAAAGATGGTGAGAGCGAGCAAACCTGCGGAGGCAGTTGGGGCAGGAATAAGGCTTCTCCCCTGTGTGAGTTAACATGTGAGTCTTCAAATGGCCTGACAAGCGAAAGCTTTTCTCACATTCTTGACATGTGTAGGGACGCAGGTTAGTGTGACTCCTCCTGTGCTTGCCCAAATCGCCAGAGGAGGTGAAACGATTGTGGCACTCTGGGCATTCAAAGGGCTTCTCCCCAGAGTGTATCCTCTTATGCTTCACCAGGTCGCCCGATTGAGTGAAACTCTTGTCGCATTCGGTGCACTTGTAGGGTCTCTCACCAGTGTGGGTGCGTTGGTGGTTTCGCAGATGTGCAAGGCGAATGAACCTACTGCCGCAGACCGTGCAGTGGTAAGGCCTTTCTCCGGTGTGTGTCCGTAGGTGTATTTTCAAAGCCCCGAGGTCTCCGATCTTCAGCCCACAGTCCCCGCACTGGTGAGCTTTCTCTTTGGTGTGGAGTTTGGTGTGAACCCTCAGGTTCTTCTGGGTGTTAAAGTTCTTCCCGCACACACTGCAGTGGAAGGGTTTCTCACTGGAGTGCGTCTTCAGGTGGAGAACCAGACTTGACTTGAATCCAAACTCCTTTCCACATTCAGAGCAAGAATATTCCTTCTTGCCGGAGTGTGTGGTTAAGTGGCACTTGAGATGGTGCGATCTTAAAAAGGCCTTCCCGCACACCTGGCATTTATACGGCTTGTCCCCCGTGTGTATTTTCATGTGCTGCCGCCAACCGCTGCGCTCCACAAACCTCCTGCCACAATCCTTGCAGACAAACGGCCGGTCGCCTGTGTGGGTGCGCATGTGATCCTCCAGGCTTTGAGGTGTGCCCATCTTCTTGCCACATTCTGGACACTGCACACCGACGTCCAGACAGATTGGCTTATCCTCAGATTCGGTGTTGTGCGGTTCATGACACAAATGAGGCCCTTGACCCCAGGTAGCTTTGAAACTCTTCCCGCAGTCGGCGCAGCTGAGATGCCCTCCTCTGGTGACCACGGACATGCTGTGCCAGCGCTGACAGTGATTCTTCAAATTCTTCAGGTACTGGAAGCTGCGTGCACAAGTTGGACAGGGGTGAAGCCTGCGAGGAGGGGGAGCAGGGTGGGCTTCACGTACATGGACCCTAAGGTGTACTTTAGAGTTAAAGGTGCTGCTGCAGGAAGTGCAGGTGTGTTTGGGGATGAGGTTTAGTGTGCGGCTCGAGAGGCATTTCTTCAGCTCGGCGAGATACTGTTTCTGATGGACCCACTTGACATGCTTCTCCAAGAAGTCCAAATCAGTAAAGGAGACAGTGCAGTGAGGACATGGATAGAAGTCAGACGATGACTCTAAGTaggagaggaaaacacacacagagcagagcacaTTAAAAAAAGGTAATGATTATGATTTTACACTTCCCTGTTATACAGACAACGCAGATACTAAATGCACTTTTTTAATGTTGATaagaaaaaaatggcaaaatacTGGCCATCTGTGGAGTTCTATCACCCTTATAATAATATGCTTTTTAAAGCTGAAAATTGGCTTCATCTGATACAACACAAAATTAATAGTATTAGCCTATTACAGGGGTTAGCAACCTTTACTTTCAAAAGAGCCGttttaggtaaaaaaacaaacaaaaaaaaaatctgtctggagccgcaaaacaacaatctgagatttccagaataaagtcataactttacaagaaaaaaaaatcggcatatattaaaagaataaagtcataactttacgagaaaaaaaaagtcgtaatattacgagataaagtcataactttacgaacaaaagttgtaatattacgagaataaagtcataactttacgagaaaaaagtcataactttacgagaaaaaaagttgtaatattacaagaataaagtcataacttaatgagaaaaaaaagttgtaatatgagaataaagtcacaactttacaagaaaaaataaaattacacgtaaaattactactttataatattatgactttattctcataatattacgactttttttctcgtaaacctatgactttattttcatatgactttattcttgtaatatgactttattctcgaaatctcagatttcttttttccctcaatgtggccctaatactccgtcgtaccttagacctacaacaatgataaatataaacgaaaatgtaaacaaaaaacagttattcaattccatttttataaatccacagggagccactggagaggagctaaagagcctcatgtggctccGGGGCCGCAGGTTGCTCACCCCTGGTCTAATACTACCCAGGGATTGCATGTTTTTCATTAACACCTGGTTCCTACCTGTGCagacctcctctccctcttcattATCCTCCTGGATGTTGCCTGTtgttgcctcctcctcctctttgtctctctcttctttaaTCCACGACTCAGACTCCTCCTTGACAGCAGCTCCAGTGCATTCATCATCTTGTGGCTGAAGGTCAGAGTCACACTCGTCCTTTATGCCTTCCTGTTGATGGTGAACATCTGACCTGGATGTCTCTGATGTGTCAGGCTTAGTGTCTCCATTGTGCTCCTCACTGATCTCCTGTGAAAGTGGTTCCTCTTTAATCTGGATGTTAAGACCACCTCCATTAGTGTTCACTCCaccctccagctccagctctgtTTTAACACTGACAGCATCCTGttgcttctctcctctcttagCTTTGTTCAGTGAAGACTTCTTCTTTGCAGATTTCATCTTTATGTTGTCACCATTAGTGTCTTTAGTGTGTGCTGTGGACCAGAGGAGCACATTGTTGAGGTGAATATCTTGACATACAAGGTAATTTAAGCaatacaaacacagaaacaagcgTTAATCTTGTCTGATATTGTGTACATACAGATGCATGAGATTTGGATTTGTGTCTTAAAATCTGTAAGTTAAGGCCCTTTGACATGGTGCACATGGAGTAGCCTAAATGTGCTGGAAATAGTTGATTCAAAATGATTTGCATGTACTGCAACTCAGGTTACAGACAGATCCTTTGGTTATTTCTATAAAGTTTCCCACCACAAAAGGACAAGAAGTTGGTAAGCGAGTTTGAACATATCATGGAGATGTGAGTCCTGCATTTGAGAAGAGCCACTCTGATATCGGCTCTGCCCATTATGGAAAGTAGATTAATTATGTGTAGAGATGGAGACTTGCCCAGACCCACGTTCAGAAGGCTCTGTGACATTGGCCTGTTTATATGAATCTAGTCTACAGTCATAAATCACCAGAGACTGTGGCTGTGGTCAACCAACACCTGTTCCAGTTTATATCATGTAAAAGTTAATCTAAATACCATCACCAGCTAAAGGTTACATGTGCAATATTGCCAGAACTACAGCTCCACAATTAATCTAAATTTgatcaaaatgtaaattttcAAATAGCAGGATGCACAGTATTTATTAAGGGCtaaatatgtgtcaaaataccattttaaattaaatattttcatgctgcagagatgtctgGCAtgcacatcatattctacagacttaagaaaacaactCATTTTGGCACAGATtcccgcaaaaatcacaccataatcattttaatacaaatgtttttcaatgaaaatgagaataacaatgtaaaaatgatctGTTGCCATGTGTTTCATCTTCATGTTGTCACCATTAGTGTCTTTATAGTGTGCTGTGGACCAGAGGAGCACATTGAGGAGGTGAATATCTCGACATACAAGGGAAATTAAGCaatacaaacacagaaacaagagTTAATCTTATACATTTAGTAGCTAGGTGATCTATCTGTTATCTAGCGCTAGCATCATAGCAACACTAACCTAGCAACATTAGCCTAGCAACATTAGCCTAGCAACAGAGGAGCATCTACTGCTCGTTTTCTTGTAGCTCTGCAGCTTGTCAGTGTCATTCAGCTTttgtctgctataaagaaaagACTTACCGGGGAAAATTACGCGATTTAGCAGAAGCTGCTTCTAAATATTTAACGTTTAGTCCCGTTAACTGTCTACATTAGTAGTGATAATAACACAGGGTGAGCAGCTCACTTCCTGTTGTTATAGCCAATCAGCTCACAGCTCACATTAATGTTGTCCAGGTTACAGCCCACAATGATGTCATTAAAGGGCCAGTAACTCAATAACAATTTACTAAtagtttacttttatttattattgggaataGCTGAActgataacttttttttttttttttttacttactttttttattgtaaagtttTTGGAAGTAGATCTTTTCCACAAGCTGAACCTCTCCCGTCAAAAgatataattattttaataaaaaataattaaattattatggCAACTGAAACATCACctgacattttatttcattctttaaTTTACCTATTCatgaattatttatatttattgtatttcattataataattttttagagctgcaaagatgt is a window of Sebastes umbrosus isolate fSebUmb1 chromosome 11, fSebUmb1.pri, whole genome shotgun sequence DNA encoding:
- the LOC119497695 gene encoding gastrula zinc finger protein XlCGF57.1 codes for the protein MKSAKKKSSLNKAKRGEKQQDAVSVKTELELEGGVNTNGGGLNIQIKEEPLSQEISEEHNGDTKPDTSETSRSDVHHQQEGIKDECDSDLQPQDDECTGAAVKEESESWIKEERDKEEEEATTGNIQEDNEEGEEVCTESSSDFYPCPHCTVSFTDLDFLEKHVKWVHQKQYLAELKKCLSSRTLNLIPKHTCTSCSSTFNSKVHLRVHVREAHPAPPPRRLHPCPTCARSFQYLKNLKNHCQRWHSMSVVTRGGHLSCADCGKSFKATWGQGPHLCHEPHNTESEDKPICLDVGVQCPECGKKMGTPQSLEDHMRTHTGDRPFVCKDCGRRFVERSGWRQHMKIHTGDKPYKCQVCGKAFLRSHHLKCHLTTHSGKKEYSCSECGKEFGFKSSLVLHLKTHSSEKPFHCSVCGKNFNTQKNLRVHTKLHTKEKAHQCGDCGLKIGDLGALKIHLRTHTGERPYHCTVCGSRFIRLAHLRNHQRTHTGERPYKCTECDKSFTQSGDLVKHKRIHSGEKPFECPECHNRFTSSGDLGKHRRSHTNLRPYTCQECEKSFRLSGHLKTHMLTHTGEKPYSCPNCLRRFARSHHLSGHVAKCR